A DNA window from bacterium contains the following coding sequences:
- a CDS encoding type II secretion system F family protein, with the protein MITQKTLSNFYHEFATLIHAGVNILQALRSLSNSTSHPQLKKIIRSVTAEIEK; encoded by the coding sequence ATGATAACTCAAAAGACATTATCTAATTTTTATCACGAGTTTGCTACGCTAATTCACGCAGGTGTGAACATCCTTCAGGCATTGCGTTCTCTTTCAAATTCCACCTCGCATCCTCAATTAAAGAAGATAATTCGCAGTGTAACAGCAGAGATTGAAAAA